In Pontimonas salivibrio, the sequence CCAACTCAATTTCCTGGTGGTGCCACTATTGATTGCGGTGCTGCTCGCCGTGCTCGCCACGCCCTTGGCGAGGCAGCTTCGACGTATTGGTTTTCCGGGGTGGTTGGCCACCCTCAGCACACTGGTCACACTATTTGCCGCGGTAGCGGCTCTGGTGTGGTTGGTCGTTGAAGAAATCACCCGTGATTTCGCCTCCCTGCAAAGGCGAAGCGTAGAAGCCTACGAAGATTTCATCGATTTCCTGCTGGAATCACCACTGGGTGTCACCGAAGCCCAACTCACCCAATGGTTCGAGTCTTTCCTGATCGACATGGAGTGGAACACCGCCTGGGTGCTCTCCGGTGCACTCTCGGTGACCAGCTCGGTGGGCTCTGTGCTGGTGGGTATTGGTATTGCCTTCTTTGCCCTCATTTTCTTTGTTCACGACGGCGCCAGAATTTGGCGCTGGGTGGTGGGGCTCTTACCCAGTGATGCCCGGGCTCCGGTAGCGGGCGCCAGTGCGAAAGGCTGGGCCACCCTCACGAAGTTCGTCAACGTGCAGATCTTTGTGGCTGCAGTCGACGCACTCGGCATTGGCTTGGGGGCGTTCTTCTTGGGCTTGCCTTTGGTCTTACCCATCGCCGTCGCCGTGTTCCTCGGCGGTTTTGTGCCCATTATTGGTGCGTTTGTCACGGGAGCTATTGCCGCCTTCATCGCGTTGGTCTATGCCGGACCGGTCGCCGCACTGATCATGGTGATTATCGTCTTGGCGGTGCAGCAGTTAGAGAGTCAGGTTCTGCAACCACTCGTGATGGGCGCAGCAGTGAAAGTTCACCCTTTGGCCGTGGTGTTGGCCGTCTCAGCGGGAGGGTTCCTCGCCGGAATCCCGGGTGTGCTGTTTGCGGTACCCGTTGTCGCCTACCTGAACGTGTTCATCACTTACCTGTCACGCTCCGAATGGGTGGGTGACCCGGAGGCCGCGAAATGGGTGGCCCCGCCAATGGGAGGCTTGAGGGCATGACCGTAGTCGACCAACACACTGCAGCTGTCGCAATCCCGGGACCCAGCCTCGACGACTTTGAGGCTGCCCGAGCGACAGTATCTGCCGTGGCGCAGGTGACGCCCATGGAAGTCTCACGCTACTTGGAAGAACTTCTCGGTGTTCCGGTGTTTATGAAGTGTGAAAATCTGCAACGCACCGGTTCTTACAAAATCCGCGGCGCGTTTAACCGGATGTCGAAAC encodes:
- a CDS encoding AI-2E family transporter — translated: MPLPRQLRAGREKPIVPPGVQIAAAWSWRFMAIVGALAVALLLVIQLNFLVVPLLIAVLLAVLATPLARQLRRIGFPGWLATLSTLVTLFAAVAALVWLVVEEITRDFASLQRRSVEAYEDFIDFLLESPLGVTEAQLTQWFESFLIDMEWNTAWVLSGALSVTSSVGSVLVGIGIAFFALIFFVHDGARIWRWVVGLLPSDARAPVAGASAKGWATLTKFVNVQIFVAAVDALGIGLGAFFLGLPLVLPIAVAVFLGGFVPIIGAFVTGAIAAFIALVYAGPVAALIMVIIVLAVQQLESQVLQPLVMGAAVKVHPLAVVLAVSAGGFLAGIPGVLFAVPVVAYLNVFITYLSRSEWVGDPEAAKWVAPPMGGLRA